One part of the Arthrobacter sp. EM1 genome encodes these proteins:
- the rpsB gene encoding 30S ribosomal protein S2, with protein MPVVTMRQLLDSGVHFGHQTRRWNPKMKRFIFTERNGIYIIDLQQSLSYIDRAFEFVKATVAHGGTVLFVGTKKQAQESIAEQATRVGQPYVNQRWLGGMLTNFQTVSKRIQRMKELEEIDFDDVAGSAYTKKELLLLRRELTKLNTNLGGIRNLTKAPSALWIVDTKKEHLAVDEAKKLNIPVVAILDTNCDPDEVDFPIPGNDDAIRSVNLLTRVVADAVAEGLIARNQRATGTTEAPEEPLAEWERELLEGNKAEAAAAEEAPVAEAAAAEEAPVAEAAAAEEAPVAEAAAADEAK; from the coding sequence ATGCCCGTCGTAACTATGCGCCAGCTGCTTGACAGCGGCGTCCACTTTGGACACCAGACCCGCCGTTGGAACCCGAAGATGAAGCGTTTCATCTTCACAGAGCGCAACGGCATCTACATCATTGACCTGCAGCAGTCGCTGTCCTACATCGACCGTGCCTTTGAGTTCGTGAAGGCCACCGTTGCACACGGCGGCACCGTTCTCTTCGTCGGCACCAAGAAGCAGGCGCAGGAATCCATCGCCGAGCAGGCCACCCGCGTGGGCCAGCCGTACGTGAACCAGCGTTGGCTTGGCGGTATGCTGACCAACTTCCAGACCGTCTCCAAGCGCATCCAGCGCATGAAGGAACTGGAAGAGATCGACTTCGACGACGTCGCCGGTTCCGCTTACACCAAGAAGGAACTGCTGCTCCTTCGCCGCGAACTCACCAAGCTGAACACCAACCTCGGTGGTATCCGCAACCTGACCAAGGCGCCCTCCGCGCTGTGGATCGTTGACACTAAGAAGGAACACCTTGCTGTCGACGAGGCCAAGAAGCTGAACATCCCGGTTGTTGCGATCCTGGACACCAACTGCGATCCCGACGAAGTCGACTTCCCGATCCCGGGTAACGACGACGCCATCCGCTCCGTGAACCTGCTGACCCGCGTTGTTGCCGACGCCGTTGCTGAAGGCCTCATCGCCCGCAACCAGCGCGCCACCGGCACCACGGAAGCTCCGGAAGAGCCGCTCGCCGAGTGGGAGCGCGAGCTCCTCGAAGGCAACAAGGCCGAAGCTGCTGCTGCTGAAGAGGCACCGGTTGCCGAAGCTGCTGCTGCTGAAGAGGCACCGGTTGCCGAAGCTGCTGCTGCTGAAGAGGCACCGGTTGCCGAAGCTGCTGCGGCCGACGAAGCCAAGTAG
- a CDS encoding CDP-alcohol phosphatidyltransferase family protein: MRFIGAGARPGQPQTHHDRVFTIPNVLTVVRFLGVPLFIWLVLGAQEYGFAALVLAVMGSTDWVDGYVARRYDQMSHLGRVMDPIADRLALIAVAVTLVIAGVVQWWYLAALLIPDGVLLTLSLYYFHSHPDLPVSRIGKVRTALLLLGTPLLVLAKLPVPGAGIYLVAAWICLGLGLVGHWIAAYNYFWAIIRKGTAVKDHTPDVDGGTP, translated from the coding sequence ATGAGGTTCATCGGCGCTGGAGCCCGGCCTGGTCAGCCCCAGACTCACCACGACAGGGTCTTCACCATCCCCAACGTGTTGACAGTGGTACGGTTCCTTGGCGTCCCGCTGTTCATCTGGCTCGTCCTCGGGGCGCAGGAGTATGGCTTTGCTGCCCTCGTCCTGGCGGTCATGGGCAGCACCGACTGGGTGGACGGCTACGTTGCCCGCCGCTACGACCAGATGTCCCATCTGGGGCGGGTTATGGATCCCATCGCGGACCGGCTGGCGCTGATTGCCGTTGCCGTGACGCTCGTGATCGCCGGCGTTGTGCAATGGTGGTACCTCGCGGCCCTCCTTATCCCGGACGGCGTCCTGCTGACCTTGTCGCTGTACTACTTCCACAGCCACCCTGACCTGCCCGTCAGCCGGATCGGCAAGGTCCGGACTGCCCTGCTGCTGCTTGGAACACCGCTGCTTGTGCTCGCGAAGCTCCCTGTTCCGGGCGCCGGCATCTACCTCGTCGCAGCCTGGATCTGCCTCGGGCTGGGCCTCGTGGGTCACTGGATCGCCGCCTACAACTATTTCTGGGCCATCATCCGCAAGGGGACCGCAGTCAAGGACCACACACCCGACGTCGACGGCGGCACCCCCTAA
- a CDS encoding phage holin family protein translates to MSGRHSGGTTGAPRILALPKTLKLIFKLAPRQLNDEIALAKVEIKRKGIQVGVAAAVLAVALIFVAFLVIGLIVAAIMGLATIMPAWLAALLVCAVFLLIAAIAGLVGVNKFKKAMPLVPADTIRGLKYDLGIAKEGSAFDAALLDPSSAQFKAAKAAKAEAAAKAKAEKEAKKAAEPDFGPPPTESELRRRLGQRRAHLTGVRDELNAELDVKPQAQALLTAAQAKLQNGKEQLGGKVAGFRSAVGHIPARSAVPDGSPTGAAGMAADLGQRWKPLVALAASAAAMVFLLRKLLKG, encoded by the coding sequence ATGAGCGGACGTCACAGCGGCGGGACAACCGGGGCGCCGCGCATTTTAGCGCTGCCCAAGACCTTGAAACTAATCTTCAAGCTGGCTCCGCGGCAGCTCAACGACGAGATTGCCCTGGCTAAAGTCGAGATCAAGCGCAAAGGCATCCAAGTCGGCGTTGCCGCCGCCGTTCTCGCCGTCGCCCTTATATTCGTCGCCTTCCTCGTCATTGGCCTTATTGTCGCCGCCATCATGGGTCTCGCCACGATTATGCCGGCCTGGCTCGCCGCCCTGCTGGTTTGCGCCGTCTTCCTGCTGATTGCCGCGATAGCCGGCCTGGTAGGTGTCAACAAATTCAAAAAGGCCATGCCGCTGGTCCCGGCCGACACCATCCGCGGCCTCAAGTACGACCTTGGCATCGCCAAGGAGGGCTCCGCTTTCGATGCTGCCCTGCTGGATCCTTCGTCCGCTCAGTTCAAGGCCGCGAAGGCCGCGAAGGCTGAGGCCGCAGCCAAGGCCAAAGCTGAGAAGGAAGCGAAGAAAGCCGCCGAGCCCGACTTCGGTCCGCCGCCCACGGAATCGGAACTGCGACGCCGGCTGGGCCAGCGCCGGGCCCATCTCACCGGGGTCCGTGATGAACTCAATGCTGAACTCGACGTCAAGCCCCAGGCGCAGGCCCTGCTGACCGCGGCGCAGGCGAAGCTGCAGAACGGCAAGGAACAGCTCGGCGGCAAGGTCGCAGGGTTCCGCTCCGCCGTCGGGCACATTCCGGCACGCAGTGCGGTGCCGGATGGCAGCCCGACCGGAGCGGCGGGTATGGCAGCCGACTTGGGACAGCGGTGGAAACCGCTCGTCGCGTTGGCCGCCTCGGCCGCTGCGATGGTATTCCTGCTGCGCAAACTACTCAAAGGTTAG
- the dnaG gene encoding DNA primase, with product MAGLIKREDIDEVRQRTDIKEVVDGYVTLKGAGLGSYKGLCPFHDERSPSFTVRPQVGRYHCFGCGEDGDVISFVQKLDHTSFQEAVEKLAARIGFELRYEDGGSGPNREDVGRRQRLLDAHKVADEFFRAQLLTTGATEGRNFLHGRGFDRAAAELFGVGYAPQGWDSLLKHLRGRGYTDPELKLTGLFSEGGRGIYDRFRGRLIWPIRDIAGDTIGFGARKLYEDDQGPKYLNTPETALYKKSQVLYGIDLAKRNIAKDRQIVVVEGYTDVMACHLAGITTAVATCGTAFGTEHIKIARRLLSDDGSGGEVIFTFDGDAAGQKAALRAFEEDQRFVAQTYVAVEPGGADPCELRQTKGDAAVRDLIGTRRPLFEFAIRASLKRHNLDTVEGRIAALRESAPVVAQIRDAGIRPAYARELSGWLGMPVEEVSRAVLAAAKRSAQPPSGGGHYQGQSRGQGQGPSPVAGGRSAPGVAPVPAAAGLPAFNRPDPRDPVAAMERQALEVALQQSAMLEGETWLRFSEARFSTPAYLAIHEAIRATGLAFAGDPARWVEQLLQEVPEPLRPLVSELAVVPLPASTSDGVLRYCRDILARLFELQITRVKAEKMGQLQRLDASADPEDFQRLNRELMQLEMQRRSLRSEA from the coding sequence GTGGCTGGCCTGATCAAACGTGAAGATATCGATGAAGTACGCCAGCGCACGGACATCAAGGAAGTCGTCGACGGCTATGTGACCCTCAAGGGCGCCGGGCTGGGCTCCTACAAAGGCCTGTGCCCGTTCCATGACGAGCGGTCGCCCTCGTTCACCGTCCGGCCCCAGGTCGGCCGGTACCACTGCTTCGGCTGCGGCGAAGACGGCGACGTCATCTCCTTTGTGCAGAAACTGGACCACACCTCGTTCCAGGAAGCCGTGGAAAAACTCGCCGCCCGGATCGGCTTCGAACTCCGGTACGAGGACGGCGGCTCCGGCCCGAACCGCGAAGACGTCGGCCGTCGGCAGCGCCTGCTCGACGCCCACAAGGTAGCGGATGAGTTCTTCCGCGCCCAGTTGCTGACCACCGGGGCTACGGAAGGCCGCAACTTCCTGCACGGCCGAGGTTTCGACCGTGCCGCCGCCGAACTGTTCGGCGTCGGCTACGCCCCGCAGGGCTGGGATTCCCTGCTTAAGCACCTCCGTGGCCGGGGGTACACCGATCCCGAACTCAAACTCACCGGTTTGTTCTCCGAAGGCGGCCGGGGAATTTACGACCGGTTCCGGGGGCGGCTGATCTGGCCTATCCGCGACATCGCGGGGGACACAATCGGCTTCGGAGCCCGCAAGCTTTACGAAGACGACCAGGGCCCGAAATATCTCAACACACCCGAAACAGCGCTCTATAAGAAATCGCAGGTCCTCTACGGGATCGACCTCGCCAAGCGCAACATCGCCAAGGACCGCCAGATCGTTGTGGTGGAAGGCTACACCGACGTGATGGCCTGCCACCTCGCCGGGATCACGACCGCCGTGGCCACCTGCGGTACGGCGTTCGGTACCGAGCACATCAAGATTGCCCGCCGCCTGCTGTCCGACGACGGCAGCGGCGGCGAAGTCATTTTTACCTTCGACGGCGACGCTGCCGGACAGAAGGCGGCGCTGCGCGCCTTCGAAGAGGACCAGCGGTTCGTCGCCCAGACGTACGTGGCCGTCGAGCCAGGCGGGGCCGACCCGTGCGAGCTGCGACAGACCAAGGGTGACGCTGCCGTCCGTGACCTTATCGGCACCCGCCGCCCGCTGTTTGAATTCGCGATCCGGGCCAGCCTGAAGAGGCACAATCTGGACACCGTCGAGGGCCGGATCGCAGCCTTGCGGGAATCGGCACCGGTCGTCGCGCAGATCCGCGACGCCGGCATCCGTCCCGCCTATGCCCGGGAATTATCCGGCTGGCTGGGCATGCCGGTAGAGGAAGTCAGCCGTGCCGTGCTCGCAGCCGCCAAGCGTTCCGCCCAGCCGCCGTCGGGCGGCGGCCACTACCAAGGCCAGAGCCGGGGGCAGGGTCAAGGTCCCTCGCCAGTCGCCGGTGGCCGCTCCGCGCCCGGGGTGGCACCCGTGCCGGCGGCGGCCGGGTTGCCGGCCTTTAACCGGCCCGACCCGCGCGACCCCGTGGCGGCAATGGAACGGCAGGCGCTGGAGGTTGCCCTGCAGCAGTCCGCGATGCTGGAAGGTGAGACCTGGCTGCGTTTCTCCGAGGCGAGGTTTTCCACACCGGCGTACCTGGCCATCCACGAGGCCATCCGGGCCACCGGCCTGGCGTTCGCTGGCGATCCGGCACGGTGGGTGGAGCAGTTGCTGCAGGAGGTGCCCGAACCGCTGCGCCCGCTTGTGTCCGAGCTGGCCGTGGTGCCGCTGCCCGCCAGCACGTCCGACGGCGTGCTGCGCTACTGCCGGGATATCTTGGCTCGGCTGTTCGAACTGCAGATCACTAGGGTCAAGGCCGAGAAGATGGGACAGCTTCAGCGCCTGGACGCCTCCGCCGACCCGGAGGACTTCCAACGGCTGAACCGCGAGCTGATGCAGTTGGAAATGCAGAGGCGGTCGCTGCGCTCGGAGGCCTGA
- a CDS encoding glycosyltransferase: MTMPDNQHPLTILIAADTYPPHVNGAAMFGYRLAKGMKARGHDVHVLACRPDTGGSYSEFCEEGTVHRIRSHSVPTHEYFRITFPWEIKKEISLLFDRIKPDVVHIQSHYMIGEHVLYEALKRGIRVVATNHFMPENLNPFLPFPQWFKNIVGRISWKDMGKVMGQADVVTTPTPLAAQAMHEHAFLRKVLPLSNGIDSAAYELKPGEELVRHASPTALFVGRLAEEKHIDVLIDAVAKTPKELDVHLEIVGGGEVRPALEAQVARLGLQDRVKFLGLASDADLRKAYQAADLFCMPGTAELQSLVTLEAMSASTPVLLADAMALPHLVHDGENGYLFTPNDSDDLAAKMVRVLSLPADELAAMGKASRGMVESHSLERTLRCFEDLYRGASTTTSLSDPGHYYC, translated from the coding sequence GTGACCATGCCTGACAACCAGCACCCGCTGACCATCCTGATTGCCGCGGACACCTATCCGCCCCACGTCAATGGCGCTGCCATGTTCGGCTACCGCCTGGCCAAGGGAATGAAGGCGCGCGGTCACGACGTTCACGTCCTCGCCTGCCGCCCGGACACAGGCGGGAGTTACTCCGAATTCTGCGAGGAGGGTACGGTCCACCGGATCCGCTCGCACTCAGTGCCCACGCACGAATACTTCCGGATCACGTTCCCCTGGGAAATCAAAAAGGAAATCAGCCTGCTGTTCGACCGGATCAAGCCGGATGTGGTGCACATCCAAAGCCACTACATGATCGGCGAACATGTGCTCTACGAGGCACTCAAGCGCGGCATCCGGGTTGTGGCGACCAACCACTTTATGCCCGAGAACCTGAACCCGTTCCTGCCGTTCCCGCAGTGGTTCAAGAACATTGTGGGGCGCATTTCCTGGAAGGACATGGGGAAGGTCATGGGCCAGGCCGACGTCGTCACCACCCCGACCCCGTTGGCCGCCCAGGCAATGCACGAGCACGCCTTCCTGCGCAAGGTGCTGCCGCTTTCCAACGGCATCGACTCCGCCGCCTACGAACTCAAACCCGGCGAGGAGCTGGTGCGCCACGCCAGCCCCACAGCACTGTTCGTGGGCCGGCTGGCCGAGGAAAAGCACATAGACGTCCTCATCGATGCTGTTGCGAAGACACCCAAGGAGCTTGACGTTCACCTCGAGATTGTCGGCGGCGGCGAAGTGCGCCCGGCCCTCGAGGCACAGGTTGCGCGGTTGGGCCTGCAGGACCGGGTGAAGTTCCTCGGGCTGGCCAGTGACGCCGATCTCCGCAAGGCCTACCAGGCCGCTGATCTGTTCTGTATGCCCGGCACCGCCGAACTGCAGTCCCTCGTGACGCTGGAAGCGATGTCGGCCTCCACCCCGGTCCTGCTGGCCGACGCCATGGCGTTGCCGCACCTGGTGCACGACGGCGAGAACGGCTACCTGTTTACACCCAATGACAGTGACGACCTGGCAGCCAAGATGGTCCGGGTATTGTCGCTGCCCGCGGACGAGCTGGCGGCGATGGGCAAGGCGAGCCGGGGAATGGTGGAAAGCCACAGCCTCGAACGCACCCTCCGGTGCTTCGAGGACCTTTACCGCGGCGCGAGTACGACGACCTCGTTGTCTGACCCGGGACACTACTATTGCTAG
- a CDS encoding acyl-CoA dehydrogenase family protein codes for MSKADIDINNLPYADGDFFAFEQLLSGKERDRLAEVREFLAREVKPIAVDCWNRGEFPMDLIPKLAEIDLVSPVRRQGYSNLFAGIMHAEATRADTSIATFMGVHDGLFTGSIEALASQEQQDAWLPDIYSLKKIGAFGLTEPLGGSDVAGGTRTTARREGDSWILNGAKRWIGNATFSDWVVIYARDLADNQVKGFLVDTKTEGYRATKIENKISLRTVQNADITLENVVVPEFFKLANANSFRDTNKVLKVTRLAVAWQAVGQQLAAFDVARRYAVERSQFGRPIASFQLVQHQLVQILGNAVSSMGMMVRLSQLEDLGQAKDEQSALAKAFTTARMRESVALGRGVLGGNGIVTDYEMAKVFSDAEAIYSYEGTHEINTLVTGRAITGISAIV; via the coding sequence ATGTCCAAAGCTGACATCGACATCAACAACCTCCCCTACGCCGACGGCGACTTCTTTGCGTTCGAGCAGCTGCTCAGCGGCAAGGAGCGGGACCGGCTCGCGGAGGTCCGGGAGTTCCTGGCCCGCGAAGTCAAACCGATCGCCGTTGACTGCTGGAACCGCGGGGAATTCCCGATGGACCTGATTCCCAAGCTTGCCGAGATTGATCTGGTCAGCCCGGTCCGGCGGCAGGGGTACTCCAACCTCTTCGCGGGAATTATGCACGCCGAGGCAACCCGCGCTGACACCTCCATTGCCACGTTTATGGGCGTCCATGACGGACTCTTTACCGGCTCCATTGAGGCGCTGGCCTCACAGGAGCAGCAGGACGCGTGGCTACCGGACATCTACTCGCTCAAAAAGATCGGCGCTTTTGGCCTCACCGAGCCCCTCGGCGGATCCGATGTTGCCGGCGGCACAAGAACGACTGCACGCCGGGAGGGAGACAGCTGGATACTAAACGGAGCAAAGCGTTGGATCGGCAACGCCACGTTCTCGGACTGGGTGGTCATCTACGCCCGGGACCTTGCCGACAACCAGGTGAAAGGTTTCCTGGTGGACACTAAAACTGAGGGCTACCGCGCCACCAAGATCGAGAACAAGATCTCGCTGCGCACTGTCCAGAACGCCGACATCACCCTTGAGAACGTAGTGGTGCCGGAATTCTTCAAGCTCGCGAACGCCAACAGCTTCCGCGACACGAACAAGGTCCTCAAGGTCACCCGCCTTGCCGTTGCCTGGCAGGCAGTGGGCCAGCAGCTTGCGGCCTTCGACGTGGCGCGCCGTTACGCTGTGGAACGCAGCCAGTTCGGGCGTCCGATCGCTTCCTTCCAGCTGGTGCAGCACCAGCTTGTGCAGATTCTCGGCAACGCCGTCAGCTCGATGGGTATGATGGTCCGCCTCTCCCAGCTGGAGGACCTGGGCCAGGCCAAGGACGAGCAGTCTGCCCTGGCCAAGGCATTCACCACCGCACGCATGCGTGAGAGTGTGGCGTTGGGCCGTGGCGTTCTCGGCGGCAACGGGATTGTGACCGACTATGAGATGGCCAAGGTCTTCTCCGATGCCGAGGCCATCTATTCCTACGAGGGCACCCACGAGATCAACACCCTCGTCACCGGCCGAGCGATCACGGGCATCTCCGCGATCGTCTAG
- the tsf gene encoding translation elongation factor Ts codes for MANYTAADIKALRERTGAGMMDVKKALDEANGDAEKAIEIIRIKGLKGATKREGRSTAEGLVAAKVDGGVGVMIEVNCETDFVAKADKFIQLADKVLAVAVESGAADLETLLATEVDGKPLSEVVIEEGAVLGEKVVVRRISRVEGATVDAYLHKTSKDLPAQVGVLFAVDGEGETADTAAHDVAVHIAAMSPNYLSREDVPAELVESERRIAEETAKAEGKPEAAMTKIVEGRVTGFYKGEVLLDQSFAKDAKKSVAQVLTEAGVKGTAFTRFRVGS; via the coding sequence ATGGCGAACTACACTGCCGCTGATATCAAGGCTCTGCGCGAGCGCACTGGCGCCGGCATGATGGATGTCAAGAAGGCTCTTGACGAGGCCAACGGCGATGCCGAGAAGGCAATCGAAATCATCCGCATCAAGGGCCTCAAGGGCGCTACCAAGCGCGAAGGCCGTTCCACCGCTGAGGGCTTGGTTGCTGCCAAGGTCGACGGCGGCGTCGGCGTAATGATTGAAGTCAACTGCGAGACCGACTTCGTCGCGAAGGCTGACAAGTTCATCCAGCTGGCCGATAAGGTTCTGGCCGTTGCAGTCGAGTCCGGCGCCGCCGACCTCGAGACCCTGCTGGCCACCGAAGTTGACGGCAAGCCGCTCTCCGAGGTTGTTATCGAAGAGGGCGCCGTGCTGGGCGAGAAGGTTGTTGTCCGCCGGATTTCCCGCGTTGAGGGTGCCACAGTCGACGCTTACCTGCACAAGACCTCCAAGGATCTCCCGGCCCAGGTCGGCGTCCTGTTCGCAGTTGACGGCGAAGGCGAGACGGCAGACACCGCAGCCCACGACGTCGCCGTTCACATCGCCGCGATGTCCCCGAACTACCTCTCCCGCGAGGATGTGCCGGCCGAGCTCGTTGAGTCGGAGCGGCGCATCGCCGAAGAGACGGCTAAGGCTGAAGGCAAGCCCGAGGCAGCAATGACCAAGATTGTGGAAGGCCGGGTTACCGGTTTCTACAAGGGCGAGGTCCTCCTTGACCAGTCGTTCGCCAAGGACGCCAAGAAGTCTGTTGCGCAGGTCCTCACCGAGGCCGGCGTCAAGGGCACCGCGTTCACGCGCTTCCGCGTCGGTTCCTAG
- a CDS encoding DMT family transporter produces MVWFAVLLAVLGAFCLAIGAQRQGSAVKADTGGLALSSHGLLRLLRSRRWVFGLLLLTVGMAMNAVALVMAPLTVVQPIGAIALVITTIVNAKDQGLSINRATVVAISACVTGSAMFVLLAVNVTQENHQVSSSDELTIVLLLALGVGVFGTLTVMFKHRMSAFVYILGAGILFGFVAVLTRIIGRHLLDPNGLVLLNVPWYSVVAIAAAGGLGSWFVQNAYSGGPPDLVIAGLTVIDPIVGIAIGITILGELRADVHAVTAMAMGVAGSLAIVGVIALSRHHPEVTKRKREARKAEGRVS; encoded by the coding sequence ATGGTGTGGTTCGCTGTCCTGCTGGCCGTTCTCGGTGCGTTTTGCCTCGCCATCGGCGCCCAGCGCCAGGGCAGCGCCGTCAAGGCGGACACCGGGGGACTGGCCCTGAGCAGTCATGGCCTGCTCAGGCTGCTCCGCAGCCGGCGCTGGGTGTTTGGCCTGCTGCTGCTGACCGTGGGCATGGCGATGAACGCCGTCGCACTGGTCATGGCGCCGCTGACCGTGGTCCAGCCGATCGGGGCGATTGCCCTGGTCATCACCACCATCGTCAACGCCAAGGACCAGGGGTTGAGCATCAACCGGGCCACTGTGGTGGCCATCTCCGCCTGCGTCACGGGCTCGGCAATGTTTGTGCTCCTGGCCGTCAACGTGACCCAGGAGAACCACCAGGTCAGTTCCTCCGATGAGCTAACCATTGTGCTCCTGCTCGCCTTGGGGGTTGGTGTGTTCGGGACACTGACCGTGATGTTTAAACACCGGATGAGCGCCTTCGTCTACATCCTCGGCGCCGGTATCCTGTTTGGCTTTGTTGCCGTCTTGACCCGCATCATCGGCAGGCACCTCCTGGACCCGAACGGGCTCGTTCTGCTGAACGTGCCGTGGTACTCGGTGGTCGCCATCGCGGCTGCCGGCGGACTGGGCTCCTGGTTCGTCCAGAACGCGTACTCCGGCGGTCCGCCGGACCTCGTGATTGCCGGGCTGACTGTGATAGACCCGATCGTTGGCATCGCGATCGGGATCACGATCCTGGGTGAGCTGCGCGCCGACGTGCATGCCGTGACTGCGATGGCGATGGGCGTGGCCGGTTCGCTTGCTATCGTGGGAGTGATCGCCTTGTCCAGGCACCATCCCGAAGTCACCAAGCGCAAGAGGGAAGCGCGGAAGGCCGAAGGGCGCGTGTCCTAG
- a CDS encoding peptidoglycan DD-metalloendopeptidase family protein, whose product MKRRMHRAALIAVVLAISPAAAAAVPGPAGGPAGGGPSGGGPSGGGPGVATGWSWPLHPAPAVLRGFDPPAKPWLGGHRGVDLQATDAGAPVTSPAAGRVSFVGIVVDRPVITVDHGNGIRSSFEAVRSDLKDGAAVAEGAVLGWIQPGHCTPGPCIHWGVRRADSYLNPLAFVTDLRPSVLLPPLDPTPG is encoded by the coding sequence ATGAAACGTCGGATGCATCGTGCGGCCCTGATCGCCGTTGTGTTGGCCATCTCCCCCGCGGCGGCCGCCGCCGTCCCGGGTCCCGCCGGCGGTCCTGCCGGCGGCGGCCCAAGCGGCGGCGGCCCAAGCGGCGGCGGCCCCGGGGTGGCCACCGGGTGGAGCTGGCCGCTGCACCCCGCCCCTGCCGTCCTGCGCGGCTTTGATCCGCCGGCGAAGCCGTGGCTGGGCGGCCACCGCGGGGTGGATCTCCAGGCTACGGACGCGGGCGCCCCGGTCACCTCGCCAGCCGCCGGCCGGGTGAGCTTTGTCGGCATCGTTGTGGATCGTCCGGTGATCACCGTGGATCACGGCAACGGGATCAGAAGCAGCTTCGAGGCGGTGCGCAGCGATTTGAAGGATGGTGCCGCCGTCGCGGAGGGGGCTGTCCTGGGCTGGATCCAGCCAGGCCACTGCACACCGGGACCGTGCATCCATTGGGGAGTCCGACGCGCCGATAGCTATCTTAATCCACTGGCCTTCGTGACCGACCTGCGGCCTTCAGTCCTACTCCCCCCGTTGGACCCCACCCCCGGATAA
- a CDS encoding multidrug effflux MFS transporter: MTTPTNPGDSLSRRRKLLYILMLGALTALGPFTVDLYLPAFPALEESLKVSEAAVQLTLTGTTIGFALGQLVVGPLSDKFGRRLPLILATGVHITASLGAALSTDISTLGFFRVLMGIGAAGGGVVAMAMVRDLFSGYAMVRMFSRMALVNGLAPILAPVIGSQLLLFMPWPGIFLFLAGYGACVLTAAVFVVRETLPREMRGKTGMTARQRYAVLFADRIFVGLLLVGGMNFAGLFTYLSASPFLFQNVYSFSPQQYGLLFGVNSLGIVAGVQTSSRLIRRVPPQWILACSTAWMFLMAVLIVVFDQLGLGLWGVMVPLWFYILGAGFTFPCVQVLALAKHGAQAGTAASLLGAATFLLAGLISPVVGWLGVTSATPMGAVQAACIFLSAASLWLIVRPRTVPAIQ, from the coding sequence GTGACTACACCCACGAATCCCGGTGATTCCCTGAGCCGCCGTCGGAAGCTCCTCTACATTCTGATGCTCGGCGCGCTGACCGCGTTGGGGCCGTTCACTGTGGACCTTTATCTTCCGGCGTTCCCGGCCCTGGAAGAGAGCCTGAAGGTCTCGGAGGCGGCTGTCCAGCTGACGCTGACCGGCACCACCATCGGCTTTGCGTTGGGCCAGTTGGTGGTCGGTCCGCTCAGCGACAAGTTCGGCCGGCGGCTACCGCTGATCCTCGCGACCGGAGTGCACATCACGGCCTCCCTGGGGGCGGCACTGTCAACTGATATCTCCACGCTGGGCTTCTTCCGGGTGCTGATGGGGATCGGTGCCGCGGGCGGGGGCGTGGTGGCCATGGCCATGGTCCGGGACCTGTTCAGTGGTTACGCCATGGTGCGCATGTTCTCCCGGATGGCCCTGGTAAATGGCCTGGCGCCCATCCTTGCTCCGGTAATCGGCTCGCAACTGCTGCTTTTTATGCCGTGGCCCGGGATCTTTTTGTTCTTGGCCGGCTACGGGGCCTGCGTCCTGACCGCAGCGGTGTTCGTCGTCCGCGAGACACTGCCCCGGGAAATGCGCGGAAAAACCGGCATGACTGCCCGCCAGCGGTACGCCGTGCTGTTCGCCGACCGGATTTTTGTGGGGCTGCTGCTGGTCGGGGGTATGAACTTTGCCGGGCTGTTCACCTACCTTTCCGCGTCACCTTTCCTGTTCCAGAATGTGTACTCCTTCAGCCCGCAGCAATACGGGCTGCTCTTCGGCGTGAATTCGCTGGGTATTGTCGCCGGTGTGCAGACCAGCTCGCGGCTTATCCGCAGGGTCCCGCCGCAGTGGATTCTGGCCTGCTCCACGGCGTGGATGTTCCTGATGGCAGTGTTGATCGTAGTTTTCGACCAGCTGGGCCTTGGGCTGTGGGGCGTGATGGTGCCGCTGTGGTTCTACATCCTCGGCGCGGGATTCACGTTTCCCTGCGTCCAGGTGCTGGCTTTGGCCAAGCACGGAGCGCAGGCCGGGACCGCTGCTTCCCTGCTGGGTGCCGCCACCTTTCTGCTGGCGGGCCTCATCTCGCCGGTGGTCGGCTGGCTCGGAGTCACCTCAGCCACGCCGATGGGCGCCGTCCAGGCCGCGTGCATCTTCCTGTCCGCCGCGTCTTTGTGGCTGATAGTCCGGCCCCGCACGGTACCGGCGATCCAGTAG